In the Mytilus galloprovincialis chromosome 10, xbMytGall1.hap1.1, whole genome shotgun sequence genome, one interval contains:
- the LOC143047769 gene encoding phosducin-like protein 3, translated as MDDPNADTQWNDILRQKGILPPKEEKEITEDDIISMVENTIDEKSHGKAFDDMTLDELNEKEDDIDEEEERIFEAYRRQRMAEMREASMKAKFGCVKEISKVDYVTEVNQAGEGVWVVLHVYKNDIPLCKLINQHIMNLAGKFPEVKFLRSVSSVCIPNYPDKNLPTIFVYYEGDMKKQFIGPHEFGGMNFTQDELEWNLSKIGTVKTELEEPPKKSISDVMDRAMKENTIDDCDDDNDW; from the exons ATGGAC gaCCCAAATGCAGATACACAGTGGAATGATATTCTCCGACAGAAAGGAATTCTTCCACCAAAAGAAGAGAAAGAAATCACAGAGGATGATATCATTAGTATGGTAGAAAACACAATAGATGAAAAATCACATG GTAAAGCATTTGATGACATGACTTTAGATGAATTGAATGAAAAAGAGGATGATATTGATGAAGAAGAAGAAAGAATTTTTGAAGCATACAG GAGACAAAGAATGGCAGAAATGAGGGAAGCCAGTATGAAAGCCAAATTTGGATGTGTCAAAGAAATATCAAAAGTAGATTATGTAACAGAAGTTAACCAAGCAGGGGAAGGTGTATGGGTAGTTTTACATGTGTATAAAAATGA taTTCCTTTATGTAAGTTAATCAATCAACATATCATGAACTTAGCGGGGAAATTCCCTGAAGTTAAATTTTTGAGAAGTGTATCATCTGTGTGCATTCCTAATTATCCAGACAAAAACTTACCAACAATATTTGTGTATTATGAAGGAGATATGAAGAAACAGTTTATAGGACCACATGAATTTGGTGGAATGAATTTTACGCAAGATG aattagAATGGAACCTATCAAAAATTGGTACAGTAAAAACAGAATTAGAAGAACCACCTAAAAAATCAATATCAGATGTAATGGACCGTGCAATGAAAGAAAATACAATAGACGATTGTGATGATGACAATGATTGGTGA
- the LOC143047770 gene encoding small nuclear ribonucleoprotein E yields the protein MAYKGGQKVQKVMVQPINLIFRYLQNRSRISVWLYEQTNLRIEGCIVGFDEYMNLVLDEAEEVHMKTKNRKTLGRIMLKGDNITLIQQVQTET from the exons ATGGCATACAAAGGAGGACAGAAAGTTCAGAAGGTTATGGTACAACCTATT AACTTGATTTTTAGATATCTACAAAAT AGATCCAGGATCTCAGTATGGCTGTATGAACAGACAAACCTCAGAATAGAAGGATGTATTGTG ggtTTTGATGAATATATGAATTTGGTATTAGATGAAGCAGAAGAAGTTCACATGAAGACAAAGAACAGAAAAACACTTG gaagAATAATGCTTAAGGGAGATAACATCACATTAATCCAACAAGTACAGACTGAGACGTAA